Genomic window (Fibrobacter sp. UWB2):
CTAAGCAAATTTACGATAAGAAAAGCGACGCTATCCGATTGCAACGCGATTGCCGCAGTGGAAGCAACATGCTTTCCGCCAGCAGAAGCTGCAAAACATGAAGATTTCCAAAAGCGTCTGGAACGCTATGCGGACTATTTTTTACTGATGTTCGATGGCGACAAGCTGATTTCATTCGTAGACGGATTTGTAACGGATATTCCCGATTTGAACGACAAAATGTACGAAGACGCCGGTATGCACAATCCAAACGGAGCATGGCAAATGATATTCGGAGTCAACACAATCCCCGAATACCGCCATCAAGGTTGCGCAGAAAAGCTA
Coding sequences:
- a CDS encoding GNAT family N-acetyltransferase; amino-acid sequence: MSLSKFTIRKATLSDCNAIAAVEATCFPPAEAAKHEDFQKRLERYADYFLLMFDGDKLISFVDGFVTDIPDLNDKMYEDAGMHNPNGAWQMIFGVNTIPEYRHQGCAEKLLRLFVQNAKAESRRGVVLTCKEKLVHYYAKIGFIDEGISADSTHGNVVWNQMRLTF